The Leptospira fainei serovar Hurstbridge str. BUT 6 genome includes a window with the following:
- a CDS encoding rod-binding protein, with product MIDQINNYSNRLNLTERPEVQRLLREEKELRKGQTFPELLREEFNDKLSGKVSSAEVRMPHNIKEEVTADPYRKRLYDASVEFESIFVKMVLKEMKATVHKSGLIDGGYAEEIFEDMLYDEYSKNLSANSSLGLAEQIYQSLSSNLSPIKKLDSKI from the coding sequence ATGATAGATCAAATTAATAATTATTCCAATCGTTTAAACTTAACGGAGCGGCCGGAAGTACAGCGACTCCTTCGGGAAGAAAAGGAACTTCGCAAAGGACAAACTTTTCCGGAATTATTACGCGAAGAATTCAACGATAAACTTTCCGGTAAAGTCTCTTCCGCGGAAGTCCGTATGCCTCATAATATTAAGGAAGAAGTTACTGCCGACCCTTATCGCAAAAGATTATACGACGCTTCGGTCGAATTCGAATCGATTTTTGTGAAGATGGTACTTAAAGAAATGAAGGCGACCGTCCATAAATCAGGATTAATCGACGGCGGATATGCCGAAGAAATTTTCGAAGATATGCTTTACGACGAATACTCTAAGAATCTCTCGGCCAATTCGTCTCTCGGGCTTGCCGAACAGATTTACCAATCTTTGTCTTCGAATCTTTCTCCGATCAAGAAGTTAGACTCGAAGATCTGA